Genomic window (Lycium barbarum isolate Lr01 chromosome 2, ASM1917538v2, whole genome shotgun sequence):
TTTTAGTGAGGTGACCACAATGGTGTTAGTGAGGCAACCAATCTTCCAGTCTCATTAACAAGCTTAACTTGACAAGGGAATGATGCAGTTACTACCAGCCAGTTGGAGGCTACAGCTCAAGAGAGGATTAGGAAGTTGAATCCAAGAAGCGGACATAACAATTGATTTAGCTTTATGAAATGTTATTGTTTTTTGTGAATTATGGTGATGTATTTACTGCTTAAGACAGTACTCTTAATTTGCTAATTATGTAATGGTCAAACTAAATGGATGTCACATTATGACTTGGGATGTATTAGTTTTTTGGGTTATAGTGTGGCATCCATACAACTATTGGCTTATTTTGTGCTGTGGTTGACAGTTTCTATAGCATATTTATGGTGTTTGAAATGTCCAGTTGTTTTGTCGAATTGGATTATGTTTAGTTTGACTGAAATGTGTATGAAGTGCAGTGAATTGAGATGTGCAGAAAGTGTGCAAAATTGTGTTGAAATGTACATTATATAAGTTTGCAGCTAAATACAACCTTCATTTCACCATAAAACTATATAGTTGACAAGAAACGTAGGACTTAGTGTTCACTAAAAACTGAATTGTCTTTGATATTTTCTAAGTAGGTGATTTTCTTTTCCAGTTTGGGACATTCGAGTCAAGGAAGCATGGTAGTATCAGTACTTCTGAAATGATCAAATGCTCTTTGAGACTGCTGCAGAAATGATGAATTTCAAACAAATCATTTTAGCATGGACTTTACTATACCAATACCATTCACTCTTTATCAAGTCCAACAATCAGCAAATATGTTCTAAGTACCTGCAAACATTTTAGAATCTAATATAAATGAAAAAATGGACTAACTAGCTTACATATCAAGACTATACCTTTGTTACACAGAAAGATTAATAGCCCCATGAGTCCAACAGAGAGAAAATGGATTTCTTATTAGCAGCACTAAATTAGCAAGTTTACacatacaataacaacaacaaactaGCTTACATATCAAGACTTCAACTCCTAAACAAACACTTCTACTCCTACACATCGTCATCTACCAAAACAAGCCTTTCACTTCTATTACTAGACCAAACATAATTCATCCCAAATTAGCGACAAAAAAATCCAACTAATACGGACAATGAAATCATAAACAACATCTTCAACTTCAACATCTTCTCTTCCAATTCCCTTGATTTGCTCACTTGAGAGTTATTTATAGCCTCCAAATTATgcacctttttcttgaagttgtcTCTTTCGAGCTTAACCGCATTCAACGACTCTCTTAAATTGTCCATCTTCACCGTAGCCACTTCCAATTTACCCTTCAaatcacttatttccaataaaGCACTGTCTAGAAAATTATCTTGCCACTCCCAAAAATCACAATTTTCAGCCTGCCCAAACCAATAAAATACGAAAAAATGATCAACACTTTAATGAAACAATAAAAATAAGACTCTGGACAAATAATTCAATAATAACACTTACCTTAAGTTTAGGAGACTTATAGAATATCCTACCAGGATTTGAAGGTGTTTTCGAATTGAAACAACGAGCAATTTCACCACAGTGACACTTCTTCGTTGAATTACAACTAATTTCGGACATTGTAAGACTTCACTGAaaataagatttaaaaaaaaataatgctcAATATTTacacagatttaaaaaaaaaaaacagatctacaaaaaaaataaaaaaaaatagatttaaaaaaacaaacagaTTTACAAAACAGATTTAAAAACAGATACAAAACAGATTTAAAAACAGATTTACAAAACAGATTTAAAAACAGATAAAAAAATAGATttaaaaaacagatttaaaaacagataaaaaaaaacagatttagaAACAGAtaaaaaaacagatttaaaaaacagatttaaaaaaaacagatttaaaaaacagatttaaaaacagataaaaaaacagatttaaaaaacAGATTTAAAGACAGATCTATGGTCATTGGTATACGAAAAATTGCCAGTTATACTAACTCTCTGTCAATTTGAACATCTTATTTCTTTTAAGTAGAATAAGTATATTTGGTTTAGTTTGAAACTTTGGTAAGATTTAACAGAGGGAACAAATAAATCTAGAGGAAGAGTGACACAAGTAATCATTTTGTTTTTCAACACACAAGTAATTATTCACTTCACTAAAatattgaaacaaaaaaaaaaaggaaataaagaagAGAACCTACTTGGAATAGTGGAAACTACTTCACCCATCTCAAGACGATCTGCATCCCAAAACAAAAAATATGAAAACTCAGAATCCAAATCACAAAATAAGCAAAAGGGTATGCAGAAAAACCACTAAATCACCAAGCAAAAAGGTAACAATAAAACCCACTAAATCACAATTGCAGCTTCCATTTGAAGAGGTTGAAGATGATCTGCGttttttttttagagagagagagagagggaggctATAGATATGTTATACGAGTTAGGTTTGGCTTATTTGGGTATGTTATTTTACGGGTTGGGTAATAAATTAATTGGGTCGGATCTGAAGGAGTAGGCATTcagatgaaaaataaaagaggGAAAATAAGTTGGCCACTGAGATTTTGACACGTGGCACGCCGTTATActcaagggtatatttggcccaaagtataacggtaagggtataattggccctaaagtataacgaagggcatgaatgaactattttttaaagttcaggggtaattttggcccttttccgtaagaAAATTAACGTGCTTGCGATCAAAACGTATATTCCATCTAATAATAATTCGTGTGACACAATTCAGATTTTGAGAGTCAAACCTGTTAAATTTGACCATGTCTTCGGACAAAGAATCTCTAAGTTTTTTTAGatgaaatttacatatttgaaaactatttaaaaatattataagttATAATAATTGACaatacaaaatatttaaaagacatatgaaaaagTCACGGTAAGAAGAATTCGTAtgaattttgaattttaaaatgtgctacataaattgggacaagaATATAATGAGAGGATATTTAGGACCCGCCataagaatttttcacttttttccggaaaacgttttcgctttatttgaaaatcaacgtaTGACCATAGAAAttctaaatacaacttcaaaattGTATTTgcaatttgaaaaacacctaaaaaattattttcacttttttcactttcagtaccttcaaacaatcaaatatttttgcaaaaactataaccaaacacaactccatcttcaactctaatttaaaaaatccaaataaagtgaaaaatatttactACATAAGAAGTCAAACCCCTTCCTCCTCCCTAAAACGTGTGTAAGAAGGGAGTGGGGTTTGTTCAAAAATAACTTATCATTGCAAGTTTGCAACTATATCAATAATACGAGAACATGTATGCACGTGGCTACGGGTGAAACAAAACAAAATGCAGACATTCACTCTACACTTGTCTTCAAGTTACAcattaaataaatgaaaaaaaaattatgtcacTTTTAATTTAAATAGAAGATAATAATTCTACAAAAAATATCATTTAATTTTTACTAATCTCTTGTTAAAAAGATCATGCAATTAGGATAACATTTGTATGGATTACAAATTCAAATCTTCCTAGACAAGAACTTTGTGGGTGGATTGTTATcttggcaaaatacatcaaatcacacttaaactatacccaaaatgttgagttcacactcaaactatataggcgacctattacacacctgaacatcTTAAAAGTGAATTTAATACCACCCTGATGCACATACAACCAGTTGCACAAGGGGAGGTGTTACACACTCGCCGCCACATCGGCGCCACGTTGGAAATCtgctaaattttaattttatattcttttccttttctttattcatttaatttttcttttgttaattatatttatactaattaatccctaattaaccattaaaatcctccaataATTATATTTCCTTCATCACTAAACCATCCCACCGTTAAACCACCATTGCCGCCAGCCCGCCACCAACCAAATCCACCACCGGAATCATGCCACAACCATTGCCACCATAAATTCAACACCATAGCTAAATTCACCATCAATAGGTGAATTCACCACAAAAATCACATCACCACCACAATCAAAGCCGGTAAATCACCACCAGCAAGTTGACCACCCACTACCAAACCCACAACTTACCACCACCAAAAATCATAATTACTCATAAATTCACCATCTACCACCAAATCCCCCATCAAAAATCAAAACACCACCACTACCACCATAATGGCTCAaccaatttcttcttcttcttcttcctccaatTTCACCACCTGTGTGACCCCACTTTTAAACCTACTATTGAATTGTCCAATCcgttcaaagaaagaaaaagacgaAGGGTTTGGGGATGGTGTGGCATGAAGGTGGAGAAGCAGTGCAGGGGTGGCGTGGGGGTGGTGAAAtgtagaaaaagaagaaggggCTA
Coding sequences:
- the LOC132622597 gene encoding uncharacterized protein LOC132622597, producing MSEISCNSTKKCHCGEIARCFNSKTPSNPGRIFYKSPKLKAENCDFWEWQDNFLDSALLEISDLKGKLEVATVKMDNLRESLNAVKLERDNFKKKVHNLEAINNSQVSKSRELEEKMLKLKMLFMISLSVLVGFFCR